The DNA window CGTTCCTCGGGGAGGAAGCCGGTGTTCATCTCATTCTCCTTGGGCCGGGCCAAGTCGATCTCGCGGTGGGCGGTGTTGTAGTCGCCGCAGAGGATGACCGGCTTGCCGGTCTTTTGGCGGAGGCCGTGAGCATATTCCATCACGGTGTCGCTGTAGCGCAGTTTGTAGGGCACCCTGCCCAGGTCGGGCTGGCCGTTGGGAAAGTAGCCGGTGATCAGGTGGAAGTCGTCGAATTCGGCGCTCAAAGTCCGGCCTTCGTCGTCGAACTCCGGCCGGCTCAGGCCTTCGACCACCGAAAGGGCTTGGCGGTTCAGGAAGATGGCGACGCCGCTGTAACCCTTCTTCTTGGCGGAGGACCAATGGCTGTTATAACCTAAGGGCTGGCGCAGCTCCGGCTCCAATTGGTCGGGATGGCACTTGGTTTCCTGGAGGCAAACCACATCGGGTTTCTCCTGGGCCAGCCAATCGAGCAGGCCTTTTCTGGCGGCGGC is part of the bacterium genome and encodes:
- a CDS encoding exodeoxyribonuclease III yields the protein MKIACWNVNGIRAAARKGLLDWLAQEKPDVVCLQETKCHPDQLEPELRQPLGYNSHWSSAKKKGYSGVAIFLNRQALSVVEGLSRPEFDDEGRTLSAEFDDFHLITGYFPNGQPDLGRVPYKLRYSDTVMEYAHGLRQKTGKPVILCGDYNTAHREIDLARPKENEMNTGFLPEERAWVDKFIASGFVDIFRERTPDPNHYTWWSYRSGARPRNIGWRIDYFFITPELRGRVEKIYHQPEVQGSDHCPLILELKT